Proteins from one Triticum aestivum cultivar Chinese Spring chromosome 7A, IWGSC CS RefSeq v2.1, whole genome shotgun sequence genomic window:
- the LOC123149241 gene encoding myb family transcription factor IPN2 has product MFPAAAAASSKKPDVSPSSVHDRAAAAACDSGLVLTTDPKPRLRWTVELHDRFVDAVAQLGGPDKATPKTIMRVMGVKGLTLYHLKSHLQKFRLGKQHKEFGDHSVKDAMEMQRNAASSSSGMMGRSMNDRSTHMNESLRMQMEVQRRLHEQLEVQKHLQMRVEAQGKYMQSILEKAYQTLASSDCATWPAAAGYRSLGGSQAPALDLGGSMSFQDLTLYGGSSSHLDLQQHMEMRPTMAMDSFLAFNESCIGSATVRSCSTGKSPMMWGNGDDEQAKSGGSADELLQMAPSCMMEAGGGSGGSMDPIMSLSGDSLGSKGFDGPIISSKLEMRSSPQQVGSERNLSYG; this is encoded by the exons ATGTTCCCGGCTGCTGCAGCTGCTTCCTCCAAGAAGCCCGACGTGAGCCCGTCGTCAGTTCACGATCGGGCCGCCGCTGCCGCGTGCGACTCCGGCCTCGTCCTCACCACCGACCCCAAGCCCCGGCTCCGGTGGACGGTCGAGCTCCACGACCGTTTCGTCGATGCCGTCGCGCAGCTCGGAGGCCCGGACA AGGCAACTCCGAAGACTATTATGAGGGTTATGGGAGTCAAGGGCCTCACGCTTTACCATCTCAAGAGTCATCTTCAG AAATTCAGGCTAGGGAAGCAGCACAAGGAGTTCGGTGATCACTCGGTCAAGGATG CTATGGAGATGCAACGGAATGCAGCCTCTTCGTCTTCGGGTATGATGGGAAGAAGCATGAACGA CCGCAGCACGCACATGAACGAGTCACTAAGGATGCAGATGGAGGTCCAAAGAAGGCTCCATGAGCAGCTGGAG GTGCAGAAGCACCTCCAGATGAGAGTGGAGGCCCAGGGGAAGTACATGCAGTCCATCCTGGAGAAAGCCTACCAAACCCTCGCGTCCAGCGATTGCGCCACGTGGCCTGCTGCCGCCGGGTACAGATCTCTAGGTGGCAGCCAGGCGCCGGCCCTCGACCTCGGCGGCTCCATGAGCTTCCAGGACCTCACCCTGTATGGAGGGTCGTCGAGCCATCTGGATCTGCAGCAGCACATGGAGATGAGGCCGACCATGGCCATGGACAGCTTCTTGGCGTTCAACGAGAGCTGCATTGGATCAGCAACAGTCAGGAGCTGCTCCACCGGGAAGAGCCCGATGATGTGGGGCAACGGCGATGATGAGCAGGCCAAGAGTGGTGGCAGCGCCGATGAGCTTCTCCAGATGGCGCCGTCGTGCATGATGGAGgcgggtggcggcagcggcggctcaaTGGATCCGATCATGTCATTGTCCGGCGACTCCTTGGGCAGTAAGGGCTTTGACGGCCCAATCATCAGCTCAAAGCTTGAGATGAGGTCATCTCCACAGCAAGTAGGAAGTGAGAGGAACTTGTCCTACGGGTAA